A stretch of the Microtus ochrogaster isolate Prairie Vole_2 chromosome X, MicOch1.0, whole genome shotgun sequence genome encodes the following:
- the Usp51 gene encoding ubiquitin carboxyl-terminal hydrolase 51, with the protein MAHVREASRSSRSVASWSSGAGRGACLEQEAEKAARMEQTMRGTQGAQEMQPEPWPEPKPLSENLTRRGSGSEEKVLPSSQAACHSSSVCPRRKPRPRPQPRSRSRGGRGLKAPPPPPAKPPPPPPAPPPPPPPPSRPVAWRKSRRISRPRPRPQTRKTCSNGQGCSGDPEGSENRLLEMGSDKGPTGCPHIESLKVAKNWRKNLRMIYQRFIWSGTPETRKRKAKSCICRVCNTHKNRLHSCLSCVYFGCFTEKHIHIHAETKQHNLAVDLYHGVIYCFMCKDYVYDSDIEQIAKETKEKILGLLTSTAVDVSSQQSMTSEAEENQSTCESKDQETTVVKPKKKRRKKTEYYSVGLRGLINLGNTCFMNCIVQALTHTPLLKDFFLSDKHKCTMTSPSLCLVCEMCSLFQAMYSGSQSPHIPYKLLHLIWIHAEHLAGYRQQDAHEFLIAMLDVLHRHSKDDSIEQEGNANCCNCIIDQIFTGGLQSDLTCQVCHGVSTTIDPCWDISLDLPGSYTSERASSTASRNGPKPGVPSLTDCLQWFTRPEDLGSSAKIKCSHCQSYQESTKQLTMKKLPIVACFHLKRFEHLGKQRRKINTFISFPLELDMTPFLASTKESIMKGQPLAESVPSENKYSLFAVINHHGTLESGHYTSFIRQQKDQWFSCNDAVVTKATMEELLYSEGYLLFYQRQDIEKE; encoded by the coding sequence ATGGCCCACGTTCGAGAGGCGTCCCGGTCCTCCCGCTCCGTCGCCAGTTGGAGTTCGGGAGCAGGTCGAGGAGCCTGTttggagcaggaggcagagaaagcagcgAGAATGGAGCAGACGATGCGGGGTACACAGGGAGCCCAGGAGATGCAGCCGGAGCCGTGGCCGGAGCCCAAGCCCTTGTCGGAGAACTTAACAAGGAGGGGCAGTGGCAGCGAGGAGAAGGTGCTCCCTTCCAGCCAGGCTGCTTGTCACTCCAGCTCGGTTTGCCCGCGCCGCAAGCCCCGCCCTCGGCCCCAGCCCAGGTCCCGCTCCCGGGGAGGGCGTGGGCTCAAGGCCCCACCCCCGCCTCCCGCCAAACCTCCGCCTCCCCCTCCAGCGCCGCCACCTCCACCCCCGCCCCCGTCGCGGCCGGTGGCCTGGCGCAAATCCAGGCGTATATCCAGGCCCAGACCTAGACCCCAAACACGCAAAACCTGCTCTAATGGCCAAGGCTGTTCTGGGGATCCAGAGGGCTCAGAGAACAGGTTGCTGGAGATGGGGTCTGATAAGGGTCCCACAGGCTGCCCACATATAGAAAGCTTAAAAGTAGCTAAAAACTGGCGGAAGAACCTGCGAATGATCTATCAGCGTTTCATTTGGAGCGGGACACCGGAGACTAGAAAACGTAAGGCTAAGTCCTGCATATGTCGTGTGTGTAATACTCATAAGAACAGACTTCACTCCTGTCTCTCCTGTGTGTATTTTGGATGCTTTACTGAGAAGCATATCCATATCCATGCAGAGACAAAGCAACACAATTTAGCAGTCGACCTCTATCATGGCGTTATATATTGCTTTATGTGTAAGGATTATGTATATGACAGTGACATAGAGCAGATTGccaaagaaacaaaggagaaaattctGGGACTGCTAACTTCCACCGCGGTAGATGTTTCCTCTCAACAGAGTATGACCTCGGAGGCTGAAGAAAATCAATCAACCTGTGAGTCGAAAGATCAGGAGACCACAGTGgtaaaacccaagaaaaaaagaaggaaaaagacagaataTTATTCCGTAGGCCTCAGAGGGTTAATTAATCTTGGAAATACTTGCTTTATGAATTGTATTGTCCAGGCGCTTACCCATACTCCACTACTgaaagatttcttcctttctgacaaGCACAAGTGTACAATGACAAGCCCCAGCTTATGCTTGGTGTGTGAAATGTGCTCCCTTTTTCAAGCGATGTACTCGGGGAGCCAGAGTCCTCATATTCCGTATAAACTGCTGCACCTGATTTGGATTCATGCTGAACATCTAGCTGGGTACAGACAGCAGGATGCTCATGAGTTTCTTATTGCAATGTTAGACGTGCTGCATAGACACAGCAAAGATGATAGCATCGAGCAGGAAGGTAACGCCAACTGCTGTAATTGCATCATAGACCAAATCTTTACAGGTGGCTTGCAGTCAGATTTAACATGTCAagtttgtcatggtgtctctacaaCTATCGACCCATGTTGGGACATCAGTTTGGATTTGCCTGGCTCCTATACCTCAGAGAGGGCTAGTAGCACAGCGAGCAGGAATGGCCCCAAACCAGGAGTTCCTTCACTTACAGATTGCCTACAGTGGTTTACAAGGCCAGAGGACCTGGGAAGCAGTGCCAAAATCAAATGCAGTCACTGCCAAAGCTACCAGGAATCTACCAAACAGCTTACAATGAAGAAATTACCGATCGTGGCCTGTTTTCATCTGAAACGATTTGAACATTTAGGCAAACAGAGACGCAAGATTAATACTTTTATCTCATTTCCTTTGGAGCTGGACATGACACCCTTTCTGGCTTCTACTAAAGAAAGCATAATGAAAGGCCAGCCATTAGCAGAGTCTGTGCCCAGTGAGAATAAGTATTCTTTGTTTGCAGTGATTAACCACCATGGAACTCTGGAAAGTGGCCATTATACCAGCTTCATACGTCAGCAGAAAGACCAGTGGTTTAGCTGTAATGATGCCGTTGTCACCAAGGCCACAATGGAAGAGTTACTCTATAGTGAAGGGTATTTACTGTTCTATCAGAGGCAGGATATAGAGAAAGAATGA